In Fusobacterium canifelinum, a genomic segment contains:
- a CDS encoding ABC transporter ATP-binding protein, whose protein sequence is MKEDLLIIENISKTFKVDKNKELKALKNVNIQLKKGECIGIVGESSCGKSTLARIIAGIEKRTSGKIIFDNKEIDGISKTKDIQMIFQNPLSSFNPRMKIIDYMWESLRNYFKLSKKDSIPLIKKSLIDVGLDENALEKYPHEFSGGQLQRITIARAIIIKPKLIVCDEITSALDVSVQKQILELLKKLQKDLGLSYLFIGHDLAVVQDISQRIVVMYMGEIVEELNSIDLKTKAKHPYTKLLLNSVFEVDKI, encoded by the coding sequence ATGAAAGAAGATTTATTAATTATAGAAAATATTTCAAAGACATTTAAAGTTGATAAAAATAAAGAATTAAAAGCTCTTAAAAATGTAAATATACAATTAAAAAAAGGTGAATGTATAGGAATTGTAGGAGAATCTAGTTGTGGAAAATCTACTCTAGCTAGAATAATAGCTGGAATAGAGAAAAGGACATCCGGTAAAATTATCTTTGATAATAAAGAAATAGATGGTATTTCAAAAACAAAAGATATTCAAATGATATTTCAAAATCCTCTTTCATCTTTTAATCCTCGTATGAAGATTATAGATTATATGTGGGAGTCTCTTAGAAACTATTTTAAATTATCTAAAAAAGATAGTATTCCTCTCATAAAAAAATCTTTAATAGATGTTGGTTTAGATGAAAATGCCCTAGAAAAATATCCTCATGAGTTTTCAGGAGGGCAGTTACAAAGAATTACAATAGCTAGAGCAATAATAATAAAACCTAAATTAATAGTTTGTGATGAAATTACAAGTGCATTAGATGTTTCAGTTCAAAAACAAATATTGGAACTTTTAAAAAAATTACAAAAAGATTTAGGCTTATCATATCTATTTATTGGTCATGATTTAGCAGTTGTTCAAGATATTAGCCAAAGAATAGTTGTTATGTATATGGGAGAAATTGTTGAAGAATTAAACTCTATTGATTTGAAAACTAAAGCGAAGCACCCTTATACAAAATTACTTTTAAATTCTGTTTTTGAAGTGGATAAAATATAA
- a CDS encoding NUDIX hydrolase, translating to MEKFTVPCVAAIIEKITNNEKYILIQTRQKEDGAETNGMLELPAGKIREYENIFEALRREVKEETGLSITKILG from the coding sequence ATGGAAAAATTTACTGTTCCCTGTGTGGCTGCAATTATAGAAAAAATTACAAATAATGAAAAATATATTCTAATACAAACAAGGCAAAAAGAAGATGGAGCAGAAACTAATGGAATGTTAGAGCTTCCTGCTGGAAAAATAAGAGAATATGAAAATATTTTTGAGGCTTTAAGAAGAGAAGTTAAAGAAGAAACAGGATTAAGTATAACAAAAATTTTAGGATAA
- a CDS encoding GNAT family N-acetyltransferase: protein MKIDLIRASLKDSKEIWEMQIKSFKELLDKYQDFETNPANEPISNIEMRLKQNFTFFYFIFVDNKKVGAIRIVDYKEKHKNKRISPIFILPEYRNKGIAQSAIKVCEEIHGNNNWELSTILQEKGNCYLYEKLGYHSTEKTQVINNRLTLIFYEK, encoded by the coding sequence ATGAAAATAGATCTAATAAGAGCAAGCTTAAAAGATTCAAAAGAAATTTGGGAAATGCAAATAAAATCATTTAAGGAATTACTTGATAAATATCAAGATTTTGAAACTAATCCTGCAAATGAACCCATTTCAAATATTGAAATGAGATTGAAACAAAATTTTACATTTTTTTATTTTATTTTTGTAGATAATAAAAAAGTTGGAGCAATAAGGATTGTAGATTACAAAGAAAAACATAAAAATAAAAGAATTTCACCTATATTTATTCTTCCAGAATATAGAAATAAAGGAATAGCTCAATCTGCAATAAAAGTTTGTGAAGAAATTCATGGAAATAATAACTGGGAGTTAAGTACAATCTTGCAAGAAAAAGGAAACTGTTATTTATATGAAAAATTAGGCTATCATTCTACTGAAAAGACACAAGTTATTAATAATAGACTTACTTTAATTTTTTATGAAAAATAA
- a CDS encoding L-serine ammonia-lyase, iron-sulfur-dependent, subunit alpha: MDTLKELFKIGAGPSSSHTIGPERATKRVKEKFPNADSYIVELWGSLAATGKGHYTDKIIIETFKPIPVEIIWKPEFVHDLHTNGMKFIALDKDKNQIGEWVVFSVGGGTIRDYDELMDTSPKKEVYPLNSMKEIIKWCKDNNKHLWQYVEECEGPSIWQHLRFIDQAMTDAVERGLGQNGNVPGPFKYPKRAKEMYEKALSKRASLVFTNKIFAYALAVSEENASMGQVVTAPTCGASGVVPGVLRAMKEEYELVEKHILRGLAIAGLIGNLVKYNATISGAEGGCQAEVGTACSMAAAMATYFMGGSIDQIEYAAESAMEHHLGMTCDPVGGYVIIPCIERNAICAVRAVNTAVYCMSTDGKHTISFDEVIKTMKETGKDMCSAYKETSDGGLAKYYDKILVDNKE; encoded by the coding sequence ATGGATACATTAAAAGAATTATTTAAAATTGGGGCAGGTCCATCAAGCTCACATACAATAGGACCTGAAAGAGCTACAAAAAGAGTGAAAGAAAAATTTCCTAATGCTGATAGTTACATAGTTGAGCTTTGGGGAAGTTTAGCTGCCACTGGAAAAGGACATTACACAGATAAAATAATTATAGAAACTTTTAAACCTATTCCAGTTGAAATAATTTGGAAACCTGAATTTGTTCATGACTTACATACTAATGGAATGAAATTTATTGCTCTTGATAAAGATAAAAATCAAATTGGAGAATGGGTAGTATTTTCAGTTGGTGGAGGAACTATAAGAGATTATGATGAGCTTATGGATACATCTCCTAAAAAAGAAGTTTATCCTTTAAATTCTATGAAAGAAATTATCAAATGGTGCAAAGATAATAATAAACATTTATGGCAATATGTTGAAGAATGTGAAGGTCCATCTATATGGCAACATTTAAGATTTATTGACCAAGCTATGACCGATGCAGTAGAAAGAGGATTAGGACAAAATGGAAATGTTCCTGGACCTTTTAAATATCCAAAAAGAGCCAAAGAAATGTATGAAAAAGCATTATCTAAAAGAGCTTCATTAGTATTTACAAATAAGATTTTTGCTTATGCCTTAGCAGTATCAGAAGAAAATGCTAGTATGGGACAAGTTGTAACTGCTCCTACTTGTGGTGCCTCAGGAGTTGTTCCTGGAGTTTTAAGAGCTATGAAAGAAGAATATGAATTAGTTGAAAAACATATTTTAAGAGGTTTAGCTATTGCAGGACTGATTGGAAACTTAGTTAAATACAATGCAACTATTTCAGGAGCTGAAGGAGGTTGTCAGGCTGAAGTTGGAACTGCTTGTTCAATGGCAGCTGCAATGGCAACATATTTTATGGGTGGAAGTATAGATCAGATAGAATATGCAGCTGAAAGTGCAATGGAACACCATTTAGGAATGACTTGTGACCCTGTTGGTGGTTATGTAATCATTCCATGTATAGAAAGAAATGCTATTTGTGCTGTAAGAGCAGTAAATACAGCTGTATATTGTATGTCTACTGATGGAAAACATACTATCAGTTTTGATGAGGTTATTAAGACTATGAAAGAAACTGGAAAAGATATGTGTTCTGCATATAAAGAAACTTCTGATGGTGGGCTTGCAAAATACTATGATAAGATTTTAGTAGATAATAAAGAATAA
- a CDS encoding thioredoxin family protein — protein MRGLEEIYLKGFSYDKYLGIASKEELEKLDELYKNIVISDEFINKIKSVNKKISVLASVETWCPFARVFLTTMRKINEINYIFDLSLITYGRGVSELAGYLKIGEDDFVVPTAVFLDESFSKLRVFNGFPEKYHNDNTLDTIDGTRNYLKGKSVNDILEDILMVF, from the coding sequence ATGAGAGGATTAGAAGAAATATATTTAAAAGGATTTAGTTATGATAAATATTTGGGAATAGCAAGTAAAGAAGAGTTAGAAAAATTAGATGAACTATATAAAAATATAGTTATCTCTGATGAATTTATTAATAAAATAAAGTCAGTAAATAAAAAAATTTCTGTTTTAGCCAGTGTTGAAACTTGGTGTCCTTTTGCAAGAGTATTTTTAACTACTATGAGAAAAATTAATGAAATAAATTATATCTTTGACTTATCTTTAATAACTTATGGTAGAGGTGTTTCTGAATTAGCAGGATACTTAAAAATAGGTGAAGATGATTTTGTTGTTCCAACAGCTGTATTTTTAGATGAGAGTTTTTCTAAATTAAGAGTATTTAATGGTTTTCCAGAAAAATACCATAATGATAACACTCTCGATACTATTGATGGAACTAGAAATTACTTAAAAGGTAAGTCAGTAAATGATATACTTGAAGATATCTTAATGGTTTTTTAA
- the ruvA gene encoding Holliday junction branch migration protein RuvA, translating into MFEYLYGTVEYKKMDYIAIDINGVGYRVYFPLREYEKIEVGNKYKFYIYNHIKEDTYKLIGFLDERDRKIFELLLKINGIGSSLALAVLSNFSYNKIIEIISKNDYTTLRQVPKLGEKKAQIIILDLKGKLKNLTYTEKETVSMDMLEDLVLALEGLGYNKKEIDKTLEKIDLSKFSSLEEAIKGILKNMRIGD; encoded by the coding sequence ATGTTTGAATATCTATATGGAACAGTGGAATATAAGAAAATGGATTATATAGCCATTGATATAAATGGTGTTGGTTATAGAGTATATTTTCCACTTAGAGAATATGAAAAAATAGAAGTAGGAAATAAATATAAATTTTATATATATAATCATATTAAAGAAGATACATATAAATTAATTGGTTTTTTAGATGAAAGAGATAGAAAAATATTTGAATTATTGCTTAAAATAAATGGAATAGGTTCATCTTTAGCATTAGCAGTTTTATCAAATTTTTCATATAATAAAATTATTGAAATTATTTCAAAAAATGATTATACTACTCTTAGGCAAGTTCCAAAATTAGGAGAAAAAAAGGCACAGATTATTATCCTAGACTTAAAAGGAAAATTAAAAAATCTTACTTACACAGAAAAAGAAACAGTTTCTATGGATATGTTGGAAGATTTAGTTTTAGCATTGGAAGGCTTAGGATACAATAAAAAAGAAATTGATAAAACTTTGGAAAAAATTGATTTGAGCAAATTTTCTTCTTTGGAAGAAGCAATAAAAGGAATTTTAAAAAATATGAGAATAGGAGATTAG
- the uvrA gene encoding excinuclease ABC subunit UvrA yields MIDKITIKGARQHNLKNIDIELPKNEFIVITGVSGSGKSSLAFDTIYSEGQRRYVESLSAYARQFIGQMNKPEVDSIEGLSPAISIEQKTTNRNPRSTVGTITEVYDYLRLLFAHIGTAHCPICHTAVEKQSVDEIVESVMTKFDDGSKIILLAPVVKDKKGTHKNIFLNLFKKGFVRARINGEVLYLEDEIELDKNKKHSIEVVVDRLVLKKDDKDFESRLTQSIETAIDLSNGKLIINDGKNDYLYSENYSCPNHEDVSIPELNPRLFSFNAPYGACPECKGLGKKLEVDENKLIENPELSIEDGGMYIPGAMARKGYSWEIFKAMAKVAKIDLTKPVKDLSQKDLDIIFYGYDEKFKFDYTGGEFDFHGYKEYEGAVKNLERRYYETFSDAQKEEIENKYMVERICKVCNGKRLKDEVLAVTVNGKNIMEICDMSIKNSLDFFMNMNLTEKQEKIAKEILKEIRERLTFMTNVGLDYLTLSRETKTLSGGESQRIRLATQIGSGLTGVLYVLDEPSIGLHQKDNDKLLATLNRLKELGNTLIVVEHDEDTMMQADKILDIGPGAGEFGGDIVAFGSPKEIMKNKNSITGKFLSGKEAIEIPKKRRKWNKSIKLYGAKGNNLKNIDVEFPLGVMTVVTGVSGSGKSTLVNSTLYPVLFNKLNKGKLYPLEYKKIEGLDDLEKVINIDQTPIGRTPRSNPATYTKLFDDIRDIFAETQDAKLHGFKKGRFSFNVKGGRCEACQGAGILKIEMNFLPDVYVECEVCKGKRYNKETLDVYYKGKNIYDVLEMSVLEAYEFFKNIPSLERRLKVLIDVGLDYIKLGQPATTLSGGEAQRIKLATELSKMSKGNTVYILDEPTTGLHFQDIKKLLEVLNRLLEKGNTVIIIEHNLDVIKTADHIIDIGVDGGENGGTVVATGTPEEIAKSKKSYTGKYIAKILKSKKK; encoded by the coding sequence ATGATAGATAAAATTACTATAAAGGGAGCAAGACAACATAATTTAAAAAATATAGATATTGAACTCCCTAAAAATGAATTTATTGTAATAACAGGTGTAAGTGGAAGTGGAAAATCATCTCTTGCCTTTGATACAATTTATTCAGAAGGACAAAGAAGATATGTAGAAAGTCTTTCAGCTTATGCGAGACAATTTATAGGACAAATGAATAAACCAGAAGTTGATAGTATAGAAGGTTTATCTCCTGCAATCTCAATAGAACAAAAAACAACAAATAGAAACCCTCGTTCAACAGTTGGGACAATTACAGAAGTTTATGATTATTTAAGACTTTTATTTGCACATATAGGAACTGCACACTGTCCAATTTGTCATACAGCAGTTGAAAAACAAAGTGTAGATGAAATTGTTGAAAGTGTAATGACAAAATTTGATGATGGAAGCAAAATTATTTTATTAGCACCTGTTGTTAAAGATAAAAAAGGTACTCATAAAAATATATTTTTAAATTTGTTTAAAAAAGGTTTTGTAAGAGCAAGAATAAATGGGGAAGTACTTTATTTAGAAGATGAAATAGAACTTGATAAGAATAAAAAACATAGTATAGAAGTTGTTGTAGATAGATTAGTTTTAAAAAAAGATGATAAAGATTTTGAGAGTAGATTAACTCAATCAATAGAAACTGCAATAGATTTATCAAATGGAAAATTAATTATAAATGATGGAAAAAATGATTATCTATATAGTGAAAATTATTCTTGTCCTAATCATGAAGATGTAAGTATTCCTGAATTAAATCCAAGATTATTTTCATTCAATGCTCCTTATGGAGCTTGTCCTGAATGTAAAGGTTTAGGGAAAAAACTAGAAGTTGATGAAAATAAATTAATAGAAAATCCAGAATTATCCATAGAAGATGGAGGAATGTATATTCCAGGAGCTATGGCAAGAAAAGGATATAGCTGGGAAATTTTTAAAGCTATGGCAAAAGTGGCTAAAATTGATTTAACTAAACCTGTCAAAGATTTAAGTCAAAAAGACTTAGATATAATATTCTATGGCTATGATGAAAAATTTAAGTTTGACTATACTGGTGGAGAATTTGATTTTCATGGCTATAAAGAATATGAAGGAGCTGTTAAAAACTTAGAAAGAAGATACTATGAAACTTTTTCAGATGCACAAAAAGAAGAAATTGAAAATAAGTACATGGTAGAAAGAATTTGTAAAGTTTGTAATGGAAAAAGATTGAAAGATGAAGTTTTAGCAGTAACTGTCAATGGAAAAAATATTATGGAAATCTGTGATATGAGTATTAAAAACTCACTTGATTTCTTTATGAATATGAATTTAACTGAAAAACAAGAAAAAATTGCTAAGGAAATTCTAAAAGAAATAAGGGAAAGATTGACATTTATGACCAATGTTGGTTTAGATTATTTAACTCTTTCAAGAGAAACTAAAACTTTATCAGGTGGAGAATCTCAAAGAATAAGACTTGCAACTCAAATAGGTTCTGGACTTACAGGTGTTCTATATGTACTAGATGAGCCAAGTATAGGCTTACACCAAAAAGACAATGATAAATTACTTGCAACTTTAAATAGACTTAAAGAATTGGGAAACACTTTAATAGTGGTTGAACATGATGAAGACACAATGATGCAAGCAGATAAAATTCTAGATATTGGACCAGGAGCTGGAGAATTTGGTGGAGATATTGTAGCTTTTGGAAGCCCAAAAGAAATAATGAAAAATAAAAACTCTATCACAGGAAAATTTTTAAGTGGTAAAGAAGCAATTGAAATTCCTAAGAAAAGAAGAAAATGGAATAAATCCATTAAACTTTATGGTGCAAAAGGAAATAATTTAAAAAATATTGATGTAGAATTTCCATTAGGGGTTATGACTGTTGTTACTGGAGTAAGTGGAAGTGGTAAATCAACTCTTGTAAACTCAACTCTATATCCAGTTTTATTCAATAAATTAAATAAAGGAAAATTATACCCATTAGAATATAAAAAAATTGAAGGTTTAGATGATTTAGAAAAAGTTATCAATATAGATCAAACTCCAATAGGAAGAACTCCAAGATCTAACCCTGCAACATATACAAAACTTTTTGATGATATAAGAGATATTTTTGCTGAAACTCAAGATGCAAAACTTCATGGATTTAAAAAAGGTAGATTTTCATTTAATGTTAAAGGTGGAAGATGTGAAGCTTGTCAAGGTGCTGGGATATTAAAAATTGAAATGAATTTCTTACCTGATGTCTATGTTGAATGTGAAGTTTGTAAGGGAAAAAGATATAATAAAGAAACATTAGATGTATATTACAAAGGTAAAAATATTTATGATGTTTTAGAAATGAGTGTACTTGAAGCCTATGAATTCTTTAAAAATATTCCATCTTTAGAAAGAAGATTAAAAGTTCTAATAGATGTAGGTTTGGATTATATAAAACTAGGACAACCTGCAACAACTTTATCTGGTGGAGAAGCACAAAGAATTAAACTTGCAACTGAGCTTTCAAAGATGAGTAAAGGAAATACTGTATATATTTTAGATGAGCCTACAACAGGACTACACTTTCAAGATATTAAAAAATTATTAGAAGTTTTAAATAGACTTTTAGAAAAAGGAAATACTGTTATAATAATTGAGCATAATCTTGATGTTATAAAAACTGCTGACCATATAATTGATATTGGTGTAGATGGTGGAGAAAATGGAGGAACTGTTGTTGCTACTGGAACACCTGAAGAAATTGCAAAATCTAAGAAAAGTTACACAGGAAAATATATTGCTAAAATTTTAAAAAGTAAGAAAAAATGA
- a CDS encoding RNA 2'-phosphotransferase → MDNDVKLGRFISLILRHKPETINIKLDENGWANTKELIEKISESGREIDFETLERIVNENNKKRYSFNENKTKIRAVQGHSIKVNLELKEVVPPAILYHGTAFKNLENIKKEGIKKMNRQHVHLSIDEETAKNVATRHSGKYIILEIDTEAMLKENYKFYLSENKVWLTDFVPSKFIKF, encoded by the coding sequence ATGGATAATGATGTAAAACTAGGAAGATTTATCAGCCTTATTCTAAGACATAAACCAGAAACTATAAATATAAAATTAGATGAAAATGGTTGGGCTAATACAAAAGAATTAATAGAAAAAATTAGCGAATCAGGGAGAGAAATTGATTTTGAAACATTAGAAAGAATTGTAAATGAGAACAATAAAAAAAGATATAGTTTTAATGAAAATAAAACTAAAATAAGAGCAGTTCAAGGACATTCTATTAAAGTTAATTTAGAACTTAAAGAAGTTGTTCCACCAGCTATTCTATATCATGGAACAGCTTTTAAAAATTTAGAAAATATTAAAAAAGAAGGAATTAAAAAGATGAATAGACAACATGTCCATCTATCAATAGATGAAGAAACTGCTAAAAATGTTGCTACAAGGCACAGTGGAAAATATATAATTCTTGAAATTGATACAGAGGCTATGTTAAAAGAAAATTATAAATTTTATCTGTCAGAAAATAAAGTTTGGCTTACAGATTTTGTTCCAAGTAAATTTATTAAATTTTAA
- a CDS encoding bifunctional glycosyltransferase family 2/GtrA family protein: MKKVLILIPALNPPRQLIDYVKSLLENGLNDILLVDDGSKEEFREIFDTIERFSDANIKVFRHAKNLGKGRALKNAFNYFLTLPNLDEYSGVVTADSDGQHRVEDVINVSKEVEENPDKLILGCRNFDLEQVPPKSRFGNKITNGAFKLFYGKNISDTQTGLRGFPTSIIKDFLDIKGERFEYETKMLLYCFQKEIGIKEVVIETIYFNDNSETHFNPIVDSIKIYKVTLAPFLKYLISAASSFILDILSFKWILAMLIAFGSVEGAKVITISTIIARIISSTFNFYLNKKFVFKYEQNTKKSLLKYYSLCIVQMLLSAALVTIVWKYTKYTETSIKIVVDSILFLLSYFIQQRWVFKRK, translated from the coding sequence ATGAAAAAAGTTTTAATATTAATACCAGCTTTAAATCCACCAAGGCAACTGATAGATTATGTAAAATCATTACTAGAGAATGGTTTAAATGATATTCTATTGGTAGATGATGGAAGTAAAGAAGAATTTAGAGAAATATTTGATACAATAGAAAGATTTTCAGATGCAAATATAAAAGTATTTAGACATGCAAAAAATTTAGGTAAGGGTAGAGCTTTAAAGAATGCTTTTAATTATTTTTTAACTTTACCTAATTTAGATGAATATAGTGGAGTTGTCACAGCAGATTCTGATGGGCAACATAGAGTTGAAGATGTAATAAATGTTTCAAAGGAAGTGGAAGAGAATCCTGATAAATTAATTTTAGGTTGTAGAAATTTTGATTTAGAACAAGTACCACCAAAAAGTAGATTTGGTAATAAAATTACAAATGGAGCTTTTAAATTATTTTATGGTAAAAATATTTCAGATACTCAAACAGGTTTAAGAGGTTTTCCAACTTCTATAATAAAAGATTTTCTTGATATAAAAGGAGAAAGATTTGAATATGAAACAAAGATGTTACTTTATTGTTTTCAAAAAGAAATTGGAATAAAAGAAGTTGTAATTGAAACAATATACTTTAATGATAATTCAGAAACACATTTTAATCCAATTGTAGATTCTATAAAGATATATAAAGTAACTTTAGCACCATTTTTAAAATATTTAATTTCTGCTGCCTCTTCATTTATTTTAGATATTTTATCTTTTAAATGGATTTTAGCAATGTTAATAGCTTTTGGAAGTGTTGAGGGAGCAAAAGTTATAACTATTTCAACAATAATTGCAAGAATAATATCTTCAACTTTTAATTTCTATTTGAATAAAAAATTTGTTTTTAAATATGAGCAAAATACAAAAAAATCTCTTTTAAAATATTATAGTTTATGTATAGTGCAAATGTTATTATCCGCTGCTCTAGTTACTATAGTTTGGAAGTATACTAAGTATACAGAAACAAGTATAAAAATAGTTGTAGACAGTATTTTATTTTTATTGAGTTATTTTATTCAACAAAGATGGGTATTTAAAAGAAAATAG
- a CDS encoding Rrf2 family transcriptional regulator, which produces MKLKNEIEYVFRILNYLSLQDRNRIVTSAEIAENENIPHLFSIRVLKKMEKKGLLKIFKGANGGYKLNREPKDITLRDAVETIEDEIIMKDRSCVVGQTSCSIIFEALEKVENNFLKNLEKVNFQELTCPTHIPIKIEEEIK; this is translated from the coding sequence ATGAAATTAAAAAATGAAATTGAATATGTTTTTAGAATTTTAAACTATCTTTCTTTACAAGATAGAAATAGAATAGTTACATCAGCTGAGATTGCTGAAAATGAAAATATTCCTCATTTATTTAGTATTAGAGTATTAAAGAAAATGGAGAAAAAAGGACTTTTAAAAATATTTAAAGGTGCTAATGGTGGATATAAACTAAATAGAGAACCAAAGGATATTACTTTGAGAGATGCTGTTGAAACTATCGAAGATGAAATTATAATGAAAGATAGATCTTGTGTAGTTGGGCAAACAAGCTGTTCTATTATTTTTGAAGCATTAGAAAAAGTTGAAAATAATTTTTTAAAAAATTTAGAAAAAGTTAATTTTCAAGAATTAACTTGTCCTACTCATATCCCAATAAAAATTGAAGAAGAAATTAAATAG
- a CDS encoding DUF1385 domain-containing protein yields MSTNKPSIGGQAVIEGVMMRGTECLATAVRRPSGEIVYKKTKIIGKNSNFAKKPFIRGVLMLFESLVIGVKELTFSANQAGEDDEKLSDKEAVFTTIFSLALGIGIFIVLPSIVGSFFFPANRIFANLTEAILRLIIFIGYIWGISFSKEVGRVFEYHGAEHKSIYTYENGLELTPENAKKFTTLHPRCGTSFLFIVMFIAIIVFSVIDFMLPIPTNLLTKFLLKVVVRIVLMPVIASLAYELQKYSSCHLNNPLIKLISLPGLALQKITTREPDLDELEVAIVAIKASLGEEVNNATEVFE; encoded by the coding sequence ATGAGTACAAATAAACCTTCCATAGGAGGACAGGCTGTAATTGAAGGGGTAATGATGAGGGGAACAGAATGCCTTGCAACAGCTGTAAGAAGACCCTCAGGAGAAATTGTATATAAGAAAACAAAAATAATTGGTAAAAATAGTAATTTTGCCAAAAAACCTTTTATAAGAGGAGTGTTGATGTTATTTGAATCTCTTGTAATTGGCGTAAAAGAGCTTACTTTTTCTGCAAATCAAGCAGGAGAAGATGATGAAAAGCTAAGTGATAAAGAAGCAGTATTTACTACAATATTTTCACTTGCTTTAGGAATAGGGATATTTATAGTTTTACCATCAATAGTTGGAAGTTTTTTCTTCCCAGCAAATAGAATATTTGCAAATTTAACAGAAGCTATATTAAGACTAATAATATTTATAGGTTATATTTGGGGAATTTCTTTTTCAAAAGAAGTTGGCAGAGTTTTTGAATACCATGGTGCCGAACATAAATCTATCTATACTTATGAAAATGGGCTTGAATTAACACCAGAAAATGCTAAAAAATTTACAACATTACATCCAAGATGTGGAACAAGTTTCTTATTCATAGTAATGTTTATAGCAATTATAGTATTCTCTGTAATAGATTTTATGTTACCTATACCTACAAATTTATTAACAAAATTTTTGTTAAAAGTTGTAGTTAGAATTGTATTAATGCCAGTGATAGCAAGTTTAGCTTATGAATTACAAAAATATAGTAGTTGTCATTTGAATAATCCATTGATAAAGCTAATTTCTCTTCCAGGGCTTGCTTTACAAAAGATTACAACAAGAGAACCTGATTTAGATGAATTAGAAGTTGCAATAGTTGCAATTAAAGCCTCTCTGGGAGAAGAAGTTAATAATGCAACAGAAGTTTTTGAATAA